CTGTTCTAACCGCACCTGACCGTTTGGTTTCACCAGCACCAGAGCGCTACCATCAGCGTCCGTCACTCGCGTTGCCATCAGCGGAATCAACTCCAAAAATTGATTCAAATTGTTAAAACTTCGCAGAGCAAACCCTAACGAACTTAACAAATCTTGGATTTTATGTTGTTCCCGGTGCAAACGCGCCACCAGTTCTTTGAGGGCAAAGACTGGCGTGACTTCACTAGAGGCGTCGCTATGGTCGTCGGGTGATTGAGAAGATGGTTTTGGCAGGGGCACAGCAGTCATTGGTTTGGCGGTTAAGAGTAATTAACAAGCATAGAATTAATAGGATTTAAATAATAGGCGTTAGTTAGCCTAGCAGAATTATGCGATCGAAATGCCAAAAGCTCTGAAAGCAAGAGCAGCAATAGCTTATCCCTGTAAGACAGAAAAAAGTTGTAGCGGTCAACATTCTAGCTGAGGCTGGGCAGAAAAATGTTGCCTACTTGTGGAATAAATTCTAGCTAATTCCTCAACCCTAACAGTATCGATCTCTACCAGTCGCTGACTGTATGGGAGAAAATTAGTTCTACCTTTTGGAGGAAAAACTAGATTTTTACCACTGTCCCATGACCGATCGTTCGATCGTGGTCGAACCCAACACCTAGCTAATGCTAAAAACCGCACGCAAAGCAAGCCTTGCGCTTTTGCTCTTAGGCTTTTGTGTCAAATGTCTTTGGTTGCCTCTACAGGTATTAGAGCAGAAATGATATCGTCAATCGGCTCTACTGCCAATAGTCTTTAGATTAATTAAGTATTTTAATTTACTATTCTTAACAAAAAACTTTTTTGGACGGTAATATAGCTAGGGCGTCGGGCGTCGGGCGTCGGGGAAAAAGTCTTTATAATCAAGGGTTTGGTGGAATCAGAATGCCTTAACCGCCGATTCGGTTGCTATAAAAGATATCAACAAATAAAGCACCGAGGTTTCTGATTATAACCGAGTGCCGACGCTCTTTGTGCTATTAGCCACTTAGCAAAGCTTCCACAAACTCGTAGCTGGAGAAGGGGCGTAAGTCTTCGATCCCTTCTCCAGCACCAATAAAGCGGATAGGCAAACCTAATTGCTGCACGACTGCTAGGGCAATGCCACCCTTGGCAGTTCCATCAAGTTTAGTTAGGACGACACCGCTTAATTTTACCGCTTCAGAGAAGACTTGGGCTTGACGCAGACCGTTTTGCCCCAGAGTGGCATCTAGAACCAAAAGAGCTTCAACCTTAGCATCGGGGGCTTTTTTGTCAATGATGCGACGAATCTTGCTCAGTTCGTCCATCAAGTTTTTCTTGTTCTGAAGACGTCCAGCAGTATCCACAATTAACAGTTCCGACCCTCGCGCTTTGGCTGCGGCGATCGCATCAAACACTACAGCAGCCGGGTCTGTATTTTCGCCTGGATTGGCGATCGCTTCAACGCCGCTGCGCTGACCCCAAATTTTTACCTGTTCCACTGCTGCGGCTCGAAACGTATCTGCTGCCGCAATCAAGCATTTGTAGCCGGATTTTACTGCTAGATGAGCAATTTTGCCAATAGTTGTCGTTTTTCCGGCTCCATTTACCCCTGTCATTACCCAGATATTGAATGTGTCTTTTTCCGGTGCAAAGGTGCGTTTGTAAGATTCGACAAACGGTTGCTCCAGCATATCCCGCAGGATTTTTTTGAGGTAGGAAATCGCCTGTTCCGGTGGCAGAGCTTGTTCTCGGAGTTTACTTTGCAGCGCTTTTATGATATAATCTGTCGCCTCTACTCCCACATCAGCTTGTAGCAGCAACGCCTCAATTTCCATCACCGCATCTTGATTGAGCGGCCCTTGACCGACGATCGCTTTCAGCTGATTGATGAGATTGCGT
This region of Aerosakkonema funiforme FACHB-1375 genomic DNA includes:
- the ftsY gene encoding signal recognition particle-docking protein FtsY, with product MVFNWFRRQHNESQEQAQDKSASPTQVEPQTESPVSESGEVSSQEQVADDYLAWAKAAYKNIQAKQRPQTTTTPSETESPTQAEAEPQLVTEAVAPSSESQAIPIQTETPQTESDAEVAVEAAEQALEELETAVAAESAIPEIVAAEVEKVTSIAENVPDLSVTAETAENREGVAQEAVPFWARDDRQARLQRLMETAIQEPEPEVRPVSATTEPAAIAEFADVVFDDGFLWSAEVLAAQGRRPEDVSIEEITWLKKLRQGLDKTRRNLINQLKAIVGQGPLNQDAVMEIEALLLQADVGVEATDYIIKALQSKLREQALPPEQAISYLKKILRDMLEQPFVESYKRTFAPEKDTFNIWVMTGVNGAGKTTTIGKIAHLAVKSGYKCLIAAADTFRAAAVEQVKIWGQRSGVEAIANPGENTDPAAVVFDAIAAAKARGSELLIVDTAGRLQNKKNLMDELSKIRRIIDKKAPDAKVEALLVLDATLGQNGLRQAQVFSEAVKLSGVVLTKLDGTAKGGIALAVVQQLGLPIRFIGAGEGIEDLRPFSSYEFVEALLSG